The sequence below is a genomic window from Chthoniobacterales bacterium.
GGCGTTGTTCGAGGCTCTCAATCTTTTCCGACACGTCTCGTAACCGCTCGGTATGGCGATGGGGATCTTGCCTGCTTTGTTCGTCGGCGATGATCGCCAGGCGTTCGCGTAACGCGGCCTCCAGATCAGTCAGGATATTTTCCATCTATAAAAACTTGAAACGCGCTGCCCTTTGGCGCAAGCGTCCCTTATGAGCGAGGGAGCAGCAAAGAAAATTCTGATTGTGGACGACGACGTGGCGCTGATGCGGGTGATGCGCGAAGCGCTGACCTCGTTCTTGCGTTGCGAGGTGGATACGTCGCCCAAGCCGGAATACGGATTCGAGCTCGCCCTGAAAAAGACCTACGACCTGATGCTGTTCGATTTCTCGATGCCGATGATCGACGGCGCGATGCTGTTCTTTCTCATTGGAAAGGTTTACAATCACTCTATCCCTCCGCGAATTGTCCCGCCGCTTCTGCTCGTGA
It includes:
- a CDS encoding response regulator; amino-acid sequence: MSEGAAKKILIVDDDVALMRVMREALTSFLRCEVDTSPKPEYGFELALKKTYDLMLFDFSMPMIDGAMLFFLIGKVYNHSIPPRIVPPLLLVTGKGEEKRAQELLHEAGVRGLIPKPFAINRLIEKVKECLPGVQTV